DNA from Paratractidigestivibacter faecalis:
TGCGTGCTCGAATGCTGGCCGCCAAATGTCTGCGGTCATGGACTGCGAGATATAGAAGCCAAGAATGCTGGAAGCGGCTGCCAAGAGCCAGGACGGGGCATTTATCCGCACCCCGGTTGACTGCCTGGCGTAGGCCAGGGATGCTACGGCAAGAAGAAACGAGAGGAGCGACGTCGACTTGAATGACGTCGCCGCAACCAGGTCTGGACTGCCTGCCGCCGCCAGTCCCCCTTCAATGAAAGCGCTGGCCAGAATGCATCCAACGAGAAGCCGCTTTGCCTTGGCTGGTCTGGTCTGCTCATAGGAAAGCGCCGCGCCTGTTAGGTACGCAACAAGGTACGAGGCCGCACTCATGAGCTTTCTCCACTCAAGAAGGCCTCGGTCCACCTCTCCTGGAGAGACGAATGCGATGTAGGCGTTAAGGCCGAACACGACGCCTGCCAGAACCAGAACGGCCCTTCTCCACTGAGGAAGCTTCCTTGCCACTTGGGCCATGAGGGGCGTGAGGAGCACGAGGGCGAGGTAGACCCAGATGAACTCGAGGCCGCCAAGGAGCCATCCGGTTTGGTGCAGGGAGACGCTTTCCATTGTCACAATGCGCCCGAGCAGCAAGCTCAGAGTTGCGTAGAAAAGCACGGAGACCAGAATGACCATGACCTTGCGGCCGGTTCTTAGTGGCCTGCCGGAAATGGCCGAGGGCAGCAGGAAGTAGCCTGAGATGAGGTAGAAGACGTGGTTGCCGTAGGCGCCCAGCAGGTTGAGCCAGCCGAGAACTGCAAGACAGCCGGTGTTGCCCAACCATGGGAAGGACAAGGCAAGCTCCGAGCTTGCGTCCGCCGCTGCCGCAAACCAGGGCTGAAAGGTGTGGAAGACCGCGATGGCGACGATGGCCACAAGGCGAAGGGCCTCGATGCGCGGGTTGCGGGGCATTTTGACGGTCTTCTCTATGGCTTTTCTCCTTGGCCGTGTCTTCTCAACAAGGTCTTCTCAACAAGTATAGAGAAGGGCACGAACGGTCACTTGCGCGTCACAACTTACAAAAGCTGACAGACGCCTTACAAACGCCGCGCATTACCCCCATAATCGCAGGTAGGAATTACGGTATCCTTATCGAGCTTTTATGAGATTGTGACAAGTCCGTCGTGCCTTACAACTGAATGAGGTTGGGGCCTGCAGGGAAGAGAGAGCATTTGGTTACCCTTGCACAGTTCTTCGAGCTGCTCGCGTCAAATCCGTTCCTAGCGCTCGTAATTCTCCTGGTTCTTGGAACCATCTTCGTGAACGGCGCCACGGACGCCGCAAACGCCATCGCCGAGGTCGTGGGCACCCGCTCCATGGACATCGACTCGGCCATCACGATGAGCGTCA
Protein-coding regions in this window:
- a CDS encoding acyltransferase family protein; translated protein: MPRNPRIEALRLVAIVAIAVFHTFQPWFAAAADASSELALSFPWLGNTGCLAVLGWLNLLGAYGNHVFYLISGYFLLPSAISGRPLRTGRKVMVILVSVLFYATLSLLLGRIVTMESVSLHQTGWLLGGLEFIWVYLALVLLTPLMAQVARKLPQWRRAVLVLAGVVFGLNAYIAFVSPGEVDRGLLEWRKLMSAASYLVAYLTGAALSYEQTRPAKAKRLLVGCILASAFIEGGLAAAGSPDLVAATSFKSTSLLSFLLAVASLAYARQSTGVRINAPSWLLAAASSILGFYISQSMTADIWRPAFEHACARAALAGGAPSLIMCGIALSLADVCVVVLFDQLTRSKLLRLLKLS